One window from the genome of Streptomyces sp. NBC_01476 encodes:
- a CDS encoding tetratricopeptide repeat protein — protein MRAADRGEVERLLERVVAQLAGQDAQAQALLKRGREHLEEIAGTAAEEYAAYRAALAARPPARRGQAPGVAAGVAAVVAFGVDLGFGLAAGPALVAGVAVGAAGVATLAAGRDRHGGGVGAPGGPEQSRLLWLAAVERRGIRPFLDEERAETAPVRKPAQPRIPPPRRPGGGDRSAAARTRALLDQSFAHLPAAEGPFTGRRRHMARITQWVHQARASTEVRATVVVLHGPPGSGRSTLAVRAAQQLRDQFRGACVVDLRGAGDGRAPLPVRDALLHLLNRLGAPRDQLLFRERQNHEQHLRRLTEQYRQHLTGVPVVIVLDDATDAGQIRDLVPERSESLVLVTAREPFDLHLPGAAVHFLEVGALETGEIRELLAETAAGRTRKGDGPADTPRPTDADADRLRTLCTGLPLPLRIAGTALAEHGGAARLAADIEMFGPQDPLDRILALRYHDLAEPNRRLLRRLALAGRASFGAAAAAALLATDEREAARRLAELTAAGLLAHVRGHRYRPHDLVRAFAGARLLDEEDPVERAAAHERLIRSYADLANTVIRLVEGKTSTRAGRFGSHGFASLESALRWLDEESSFITAALRETEGVDKTAVQALLGALCDYCLLRGDLYRLGEISELAHAQQAGAGGRKGPDEDRSVLVRSVQWRTGIAARQLGELDKARSTLSSVVDLYFEAQHPVGAARALDSLGITLHHQGNLREAEQKLREALEIQRAPELDEDRAWTLHALGAVLRDMGRLGEALELLHESLALHRENESVQGEAWAHLQLGQVYLLLGRLDDGEAELRAAGQAYALARDGRGTAWTATQLARTLLLRGQARDAARDLDEALQRHRASEDARGEAWTLYYLGQALEESGDTDAALRTLERSRSMFSRMRDVFGLACARHHSARVTRDQRAARTGNLRNSGFARQLLQDARQDFRRIGVEHGEAWSCVELAVIDAGNGRLLEALTLLEEAAGLFTRLGDRRGADWAAFLRATILPLLTEEGTGQARQELTALLGAADPARDPERDPERDPERDPELEEYAEAYALLLERGSVTPGGTWDAWQLGMTPRRSSRELLTAPAPRDGH, from the coding sequence TTGCGGGCCGCGGACCGCGGTGAGGTGGAGCGGCTGCTGGAACGGGTGGTGGCCCAGCTGGCCGGGCAGGACGCACAAGCGCAGGCGCTGCTCAAGCGGGGCCGGGAGCATCTGGAGGAGATCGCCGGCACGGCGGCCGAGGAGTACGCCGCCTACCGCGCCGCACTGGCCGCGCGGCCCCCCGCCCGCCGGGGTCAGGCACCCGGCGTGGCCGCCGGGGTCGCCGCCGTCGTGGCCTTCGGCGTGGACCTGGGGTTCGGCCTGGCGGCAGGCCCCGCCCTGGTGGCCGGCGTGGCGGTCGGCGCCGCCGGGGTCGCGACCCTCGCGGCCGGCCGCGACCGGCACGGCGGCGGCGTCGGCGCCCCCGGCGGGCCCGAGCAGTCCCGGCTGCTGTGGCTCGCCGCGGTCGAACGGCGCGGCATCCGCCCGTTCCTCGACGAGGAACGGGCCGAGACCGCCCCCGTGAGGAAGCCCGCGCAGCCCCGTATCCCACCGCCCCGCCGCCCGGGCGGCGGCGACCGCAGCGCCGCGGCCCGCACCCGCGCCCTGCTCGACCAGTCCTTCGCCCATCTCCCGGCTGCCGAGGGCCCGTTCACTGGCCGGCGCCGGCACATGGCGCGGATCACCCAGTGGGTGCACCAGGCCAGGGCGTCAACGGAGGTGCGGGCCACGGTCGTTGTGCTGCACGGCCCGCCCGGCAGCGGCCGCAGCACCCTCGCGGTGCGCGCCGCACAGCAGTTGCGCGACCAGTTCAGGGGCGCGTGCGTGGTGGACCTGCGCGGCGCCGGCGACGGCCGGGCCCCGCTGCCGGTCCGCGACGCGCTGCTGCACCTGCTGAACCGGCTGGGCGCCCCGCGCGACCAACTCCTCTTCCGGGAGCGGCAGAATCACGAGCAGCACCTGCGCCGCCTCACCGAGCAGTACCGCCAGCACCTCACCGGCGTACCCGTGGTGATCGTGCTCGACGACGCGACGGACGCCGGGCAGATCCGGGATCTGGTGCCGGAGCGCTCCGAGTCGCTGGTGCTGGTCACCGCCCGCGAGCCGTTCGACCTGCACCTGCCGGGCGCCGCCGTGCACTTCCTGGAGGTGGGCGCGCTGGAAACCGGCGAGATACGGGAGTTGCTGGCCGAGACCGCGGCCGGCCGCACCCGGAAGGGCGACGGGCCCGCCGACACCCCGCGTCCCACCGACGCCGACGCGGACCGGCTCCGTACCCTGTGCACCGGCCTCCCGCTGCCGCTGCGGATCGCCGGGACCGCCCTGGCCGAGCACGGCGGCGCCGCCCGGCTCGCCGCCGACATCGAGATGTTCGGCCCGCAGGACCCGCTGGACCGGATTCTCGCGCTGCGCTACCACGACCTGGCCGAGCCCAACCGCCGGCTGCTGCGCCGCCTCGCGCTGGCCGGCCGGGCCAGCTTCGGCGCCGCGGCAGCCGCCGCACTGCTCGCCACCGACGAGCGCGAGGCCGCCCGCCGGCTCGCCGAACTCACCGCCGCCGGCCTGCTGGCACACGTCCGCGGCCACCGCTACCGCCCGCACGACCTGGTACGGGCCTTCGCCGGCGCGCGGCTGCTGGACGAGGAGGACCCGGTGGAGCGGGCCGCCGCCCACGAACGGCTGATCCGCTCCTACGCGGATCTCGCCAACACCGTGATACGGCTGGTGGAGGGGAAGACCTCGACCCGCGCCGGGCGGTTCGGGTCGCACGGATTCGCCTCGCTGGAGTCGGCGCTGCGCTGGCTGGACGAGGAGTCCAGCTTCATCACCGCCGCGCTGCGCGAGACCGAGGGCGTCGACAAGACGGCCGTACAGGCGCTGCTCGGCGCGCTGTGCGACTACTGCCTGCTGCGCGGCGACCTCTACCGGCTGGGCGAGATCAGCGAGTTGGCGCACGCGCAGCAGGCCGGCGCGGGCGGCCGCAAGGGCCCGGACGAGGACCGCTCGGTGCTGGTGCGCTCGGTGCAGTGGCGTACCGGCATCGCGGCCCGGCAGCTCGGCGAGCTCGACAAGGCGCGCTCCACGCTGAGTTCGGTGGTGGACCTGTACTTCGAGGCCCAGCACCCGGTGGGCGCGGCCCGCGCGCTGGACAGCCTCGGCATCACGCTGCACCACCAGGGCAATCTGCGGGAGGCGGAGCAGAAGCTGCGGGAAGCGCTGGAGATCCAGCGGGCGCCGGAGCTGGACGAGGACCGGGCCTGGACGCTGCACGCGCTCGGCGCGGTGCTGCGGGACATGGGCCGGCTCGGTGAGGCGCTGGAGCTGCTGCACGAGTCGCTGGCGCTGCACCGGGAGAACGAGAGCGTGCAGGGCGAGGCGTGGGCGCACCTCCAGCTGGGCCAGGTGTATCTGCTGCTGGGCCGGCTGGACGACGGGGAGGCGGAGCTGCGGGCGGCCGGGCAGGCGTACGCGCTGGCCCGTGACGGCCGCGGCACCGCGTGGACCGCGACCCAGCTGGCGCGGACCCTGCTGCTGCGCGGGCAGGCCCGGGACGCGGCCCGCGACCTGGACGAGGCGCTGCAGCGGCACCGGGCGAGCGAGGACGCCCGCGGTGAGGCGTGGACGCTGTACTACCTCGGGCAGGCGTTGGAGGAGAGCGGTGACACCGACGCGGCGCTGCGCACGCTGGAGCGGTCGCGGAGCATGTTCTCCCGGATGCGGGACGTCTTCGGGCTGGCCTGCGCCCGGCACCACTCGGCGCGGGTCACCCGCGACCAGCGGGCGGCCCGTACCGGCAATCTGCGCAACAGCGGGTTCGCCCGGCAGCTGCTGCAGGACGCGCGGCAGGACTTCCGCCGGATCGGGGTGGAGCACGGCGAGGCGTGGTCCTGTGTGGAGCTGGCGGTCATCGACGCGGGCAACGGGCGGCTGCTGGAGGCGCTGACCCTGCTGGAGGAGGCGGCCGGGCTCTTCACCCGGCTGGGCGACCGGCGGGGCGCGGACTGGGCGGCCTTCCTGCGGGCCACGATCCTGCCGCTGCTCACCGAGGAGGGCACCGGGCAGGCCCGGCAGGAGCTGACCGCGCTGCTCGGCGCCGCCGACCCGGCGCGGGATCCGGAGCGGGATCCGGAGCGGGATCCGGAGCGGGATCCGGAGCTGGAGGAGTACGCGGAGGCGTACGCGCTGCTGCTGGAGCGGGGTTCGGTCACACCGGGCGGCACCTGGGACGCGTGGCAGCTCGGCATGACACCGCGCCGCTCCTCACGGGAACTGCTCACCGCCCCGGCGCCGCGCGACGGGCACTGA
- a CDS encoding RNA polymerase sigma factor, with translation MGRTVDAVWRIESPRLIAGLTRIVHDIGVAEELAQDALVAALEQWPREGVPRNPGAWLMTTARRRAVDRIRRNETFARKLRLLGHELAEAQEGPAGPEEIEDDLLRLVFVACHPVLPREGRVALTLRLLGGLTTDEIARAFLVAEPTVAQRIVRAKRTLARERVPFEVPSGDALGERLASVLEVVYLIFNEGYAATAGDDWMRPGLCEDALRLARVLAGLLPREPEVHGLAALLEIQASRAAARQAPVPVPLPEQDRGRWDMLLIRRGFAALARADAAARVRGAGPGPYALQAAIAACHARAVSAEETDWAAVAALYGALAVRAPSPVVELNRAVAVGMARGPAAGLALVDALAATGTLDGYHLLPAVRGDLLARVGRGEEARAEFRRAAGLTRNGAERVFLLGRAGTCGA, from the coding sequence GTGGGCCGCACGGTCGACGCCGTGTGGCGGATCGAGTCCCCGCGGCTGATCGCCGGGCTGACCCGGATCGTCCACGACATAGGCGTCGCCGAGGAGTTGGCGCAGGACGCGCTGGTCGCCGCGCTGGAGCAGTGGCCGCGGGAGGGGGTGCCGCGCAACCCCGGGGCGTGGCTGATGACCACCGCCAGGCGGCGCGCGGTCGACCGGATCCGCCGTAACGAGACCTTCGCGCGCAAGCTGCGGCTGCTCGGGCACGAGCTGGCCGAGGCGCAGGAGGGACCGGCAGGCCCGGAGGAGATCGAGGACGACCTGCTGCGGCTGGTGTTCGTCGCGTGCCACCCCGTACTCCCCCGCGAGGGCCGCGTCGCCCTGACCCTGCGGCTCCTCGGCGGACTGACCACGGACGAGATCGCCCGGGCCTTCCTGGTCGCCGAACCGACGGTGGCCCAGCGGATCGTCCGGGCGAAGCGGACGCTGGCGCGGGAGCGGGTGCCGTTCGAGGTGCCGTCGGGGGACGCGCTCGGCGAACGGCTCGCGTCCGTGCTGGAGGTGGTGTACCTGATCTTCAACGAGGGGTACGCGGCGACCGCCGGTGACGACTGGATGCGGCCGGGGCTCTGCGAGGACGCGCTGCGGCTGGCCCGGGTACTGGCCGGGCTGCTGCCGCGCGAGCCGGAGGTGCACGGCCTGGCGGCGCTGCTGGAGATCCAGGCGTCGCGGGCGGCGGCCCGCCAGGCGCCCGTGCCGGTGCCGCTGCCGGAACAGGACCGCGGGCGGTGGGACATGCTGCTGATCCGCCGTGGGTTCGCCGCGCTGGCCCGGGCGGACGCGGCGGCGCGGGTGCGGGGGGCCGGGCCGGGTCCGTACGCCTTGCAGGCGGCGATCGCGGCGTGCCACGCCCGTGCGGTGTCGGCGGAGGAGACGGACTGGGCGGCGGTCGCGGCGCTTTACGGGGCGCTCGCGGTGCGGGCTCCCTCGCCGGTGGTCGAGCTCAACCGGGCGGTGGCCGTCGGGATGGCCCGGGGGCCCGCGGCCGGGCTCGCCCTGGTCGACGCGCTGGCGGCGACGGGGACGCTCGACGGCTACCACTTGCTTCCGGCGGTGCGGGGGGATCTGCTGGCGCGGGTGGGGAGGGGGGAGGAGGCTCGCGCCGAGTTCCGGCGAGCGGCGGGGCTGACGCGGAACGGGGCGGAGCGGGTTTTTCTTTTGGGCCGAGCGGGTACCTGCGGTGCGTGA
- a CDS encoding YciI family protein, whose protein sequence is MRYMMLLKVDPEVTAGPSEELMTEMGKLLEEMTRAGVLLDTAGLRPVEEGTVLRLKDGKQTVVDGPYAEAKEVVGGYFVLQAKSQEEAAEWASRFLAIHGDAWELTAEVRRIEEPA, encoded by the coding sequence ATGCGTTACATGATGCTGCTGAAGGTGGACCCCGAGGTGACCGCGGGGCCGAGTGAAGAGCTGATGACGGAGATGGGGAAGCTGCTGGAGGAGATGACGCGGGCCGGGGTGCTGCTGGACACCGCGGGGCTGCGGCCGGTGGAGGAGGGGACCGTGCTGCGGCTGAAGGACGGGAAGCAGACGGTGGTGGACGGGCCGTACGCGGAGGCCAAGGAGGTCGTCGGCGGGTACTTCGTCCTGCAGGCGAAGTCGCAGGAGGAGGCGGCGGAGTGGGCCTCGCGGTTCCTGGCGATCCACGGTGACGCGTGGGAGCTGACCGCGGAGGTCCGGCGGATCGAGGAGCCCGCGTAA
- a CDS encoding Uma2 family endonuclease, which translates to MSAEMVAPAWMHERITAEQYDSWSEEQCAGIEVVDGMVVVSPSASIRHNRLARILANGLDAAAGPGWNADTDFDVRLQDVPLTNRRPDVVVYRADRIDLHPMRPEHVLLVAEVVSPGSETTDRVVKTDQYARAGIPFYWRVEQIAVATCAVYTYVLDPASGHYRDADVFTGVIKAAAPFPVEIDLTSI; encoded by the coding sequence ATGAGCGCCGAGATGGTCGCGCCCGCCTGGATGCACGAACGGATCACCGCAGAGCAGTACGACTCGTGGTCGGAAGAGCAGTGCGCCGGCATCGAGGTAGTGGACGGGATGGTCGTGGTGAGCCCCAGCGCCTCCATTCGGCACAACAGGCTCGCCCGCATCCTGGCCAACGGCCTGGACGCCGCCGCGGGTCCGGGGTGGAACGCCGACACCGACTTCGACGTCCGGCTGCAGGACGTCCCCCTCACCAACCGGCGCCCCGATGTCGTCGTCTACCGCGCGGACCGGATCGACCTCCACCCGATGCGTCCTGAGCACGTACTGCTGGTGGCAGAGGTCGTGTCCCCCGGGTCGGAGACCACCGACCGGGTGGTGAAGACCGACCAGTACGCCCGGGCCGGGATCCCCTTCTACTGGCGGGTCGAACAGATCGCCGTGGCGACGTGTGCCGTTTACACGTATGTGCTCGATCCGGCGAGCGGTCACTACCGGGACGCGGACGTGTTCACCGGTGTGATCAAGGCCGCCGCGCCCTTCCCGGTGGAGATCGACCTCACCTCGATCTGA
- a CDS encoding DUF255 domain-containing protein, with protein MARRSPPSGRAHAHNPWTGGRGGEEAFGEARKRGVPVLLSVGYSSCHWCQ; from the coding sequence ATCGCCAGGAGATCTCCGCCGAGCGGGCGGGCGCATGCGCACAACCCGTGGACTGGTGGCCGTGGGGGGGAGGAGGCGTTCGGGGAGGCGCGCAAGCGCGGGGTGCCGGTGCTGCTGAGCGTGGGGTACAGCAGTTGTCACTGGTGCCAGTGA
- a CDS encoding AAA family ATPase — MSLERFSLENYRCFRERQEVELGKITVVLGRNNSGKSAVVRALPLLSLGIRGDSPYPLDLDLIQGFTPSFADLIHGSSPHGHIRLGASIGREDGETVSATAEVQNIANQGIQLVSSVQISCGTEVADLSWMPGVDAYSSGKRAYLVDGQEAKVGFRGLLPDPADWPDSVGGVSGVTGLIREGLDEIRYLGPFRKSPERFFRSPARTLGSVGYRGERALGMLAADEVYGRGLIGREVNTLLESILPWWRLEVTDVGSGMYIPKLRSLRDPDLVVHIDDVGTGVVQFLPIVIQRAADRVEPPAGPVIEIVEEPELHLHPSAHAAIADLYVDAVQESQVRFLVETHSENFLLRLRRRVAERKLAPEDVKIYFVEQAEGAATLRKIEVDALGNLDYWPRGVFAEDFEEARALADAQANRIDDAR, encoded by the coding sequence GTGTCCTTGGAACGGTTCTCGCTTGAGAACTATCGCTGCTTCAGGGAGAGACAGGAGGTGGAGCTTGGAAAGATCACCGTGGTGCTGGGCCGGAACAATTCTGGCAAGAGTGCGGTCGTGCGAGCACTCCCGCTCCTTTCCCTCGGTATCCGCGGCGACTCCCCTTACCCTCTGGATCTGGACCTGATCCAAGGCTTCACTCCTTCGTTCGCCGATCTGATCCACGGCTCGTCACCCCATGGGCACATTCGCCTGGGAGCGTCGATCGGGCGCGAGGACGGCGAGACCGTCAGCGCCACCGCCGAGGTCCAGAACATCGCCAACCAGGGAATTCAGCTGGTCTCCTCGGTACAGATCTCCTGCGGGACGGAGGTCGCGGACCTCTCCTGGATGCCCGGCGTCGACGCCTACTCCTCGGGGAAGCGCGCGTATCTTGTCGACGGCCAAGAGGCCAAAGTCGGATTTCGCGGGCTGCTGCCCGATCCGGCCGACTGGCCGGACTCCGTTGGCGGTGTCAGCGGCGTCACTGGGCTCATTCGGGAAGGCCTCGACGAGATCCGGTATCTGGGTCCGTTCAGGAAGAGCCCGGAGCGCTTCTTCCGGTCTCCGGCCAGAACCCTGGGCAGCGTCGGCTATCGGGGCGAGAGGGCGCTCGGCATGCTCGCCGCGGACGAGGTGTACGGGCGTGGTCTGATCGGCCGTGAGGTGAACACCCTGCTGGAAAGCATCCTGCCCTGGTGGCGCCTCGAAGTCACCGACGTCGGCTCCGGGATGTACATCCCCAAGTTGCGTTCCCTGCGCGATCCCGATCTCGTCGTCCACATCGATGACGTCGGCACCGGTGTGGTCCAGTTCCTGCCGATAGTGATCCAGCGGGCCGCGGACCGCGTGGAACCGCCCGCCGGGCCGGTGATCGAGATCGTGGAGGAGCCCGAACTCCATCTCCACCCTTCGGCGCACGCCGCGATCGCCGATCTCTACGTCGACGCCGTGCAGGAGTCGCAGGTGCGCTTCCTGGTGGAGACGCACAGCGAGAACTTCCTCCTCAGGCTGCGCCGGCGGGTCGCGGAGCGGAAGCTGGCGCCGGAGGACGTGAAGATCTACTTCGTTGAGCAGGCCGAGGGGGCCGCCACCCTGCGGAAGATCGAGGTGGACGCCCTCGGCAACCTCGACTACTGGCCGCGGGGGGTCTTCGCGGAGGACTTCGAGGAGGCGCGCGCCCTCGCGGACGCGCAGGCGAATCGGATCGACGATGCGCGTTGA